The DNA sequence ACTTCGAACGAGAAGCGCTGCGGCGGGTAGATCTTGGGGATTCGCGGCAGCAGTTGCGGAACCCGCTTCGCGTACTCCTCAAACTCCGGGAAGATCTTCGCCAAGTGCTGCTCCTCCTGTTCCATGACGGGCAGATACACGAATATGAACACCACCCCCACCAGTGTGGCCAGGCTCGGCCGGGCGGCGGCCACTGTGCAGCCCAGTGCCGCGAACAAGGTGCCGATGTACAGGGGATTACGAACCCAGGCGTAGGGGCCGGAATCGGTCAACTGCTGGTTCTTGCGCAGGTGGCCTGCCGCCCACGCCCGCAGAGCCAGACCCAGCAGTGCGATGGGGCAGCCCAGCAGCAGCGTGGGCAGAACGGGTTGTGCCAGCCAGACGAAGGCCGCCGCCAGCAGCAGGCCGGTGGGCACTCTCAACCTTTGGACTACATCCGCGTACGGTTTCGGAAAGATCGACATTACAGCTTCACCATTGTAGCGAGTGCCTCGAAGACGGACTCTGGGGCGATGGCCCGCATGGAGGCGTCTATCTCTTTCCTCCGCTGATAGCTGGTGACGGCGCCCGGTATCCGGATCACCGATAAGGACTTACCGTACGGCCCATTGCGATCGGGGTCGGTGGGGCCAAAGAGGGCCACGCCGGACTTCTCCAGCGCCGCGGCCAAGTGCATCGGGCCGCTGTCGACACCCACCACTGCAGTAGCCCGCCGGGTGGCGTCGATCAATCCTGAGATCGATGATATATGAGTTTTCGCCATCTCAACGCCGCGCAAGGTTTCGGCCTGCCACGGAGCGCCGTTCAGGACCAGGGGGAGGCCCAGTTCCGACAGCAGGCGCCGGGCGAGCACCGCGTAATGCTCCAGGGGCCACTGCTTCGACGCCCAACCGGCGAAGGGTGCAGCCAGGACAAATGGTCCATCGGGCAGGTCGCTTTCCGGCCGGCCGGCCGGTAGCGGGAAAACCACCGTGCGGTCGCGCGCACCGGCAGCCGCCGCCAGGTCGAGATTCTTCTCGACGACATGTGTTGTTTTGGCCGTAACTCTTGTGGTGTAAAGACTTGCGGCCAGCCGCTCACGAACTTGCTCCTTGACGAATCCGTACACCCCGCGCGAGCGGGCGGTGCGGGCGACCAGAGCCGATTGAATCAGACCCTGAAAATCGACCACCGTGTCGAACTCGACCTTCCGCAGGGCTTTCACTGCGGCGGTCAGAGAAGATAAACGACGTCTGTCGATTAGGACCAAGTCGTCGGCTAAGCCGCCTGATTCCAGCAGCTCCCGCCATTTCGGATGCACGGCCCAACTCAGCCGGCAATCGGGAAACGAACGTTTGAGGGCGGCGGCGGCAGGCAAGGCGTGCAGGATATCGCCCATCGCGCCCAACCGGACCACCAGAATGAGCCGCTGCGGCATTAGCCCTGCCGTTGCCGCACGTGCGCGGCGAAGGCCGCAGCCGCGGCCACATCCCGCTCTTCCAGAAGGACATTCGCTGGTGGAGCGTCGGGCCCGTCCAACACTACGTAGTCGACTACGCGCAAAGCCGCGACGAGTTCAGCCCGGGCGCGCGAAGGGAGGATTGGCATGGCTGGATCCTTAACAATCACGGCCAGTTTTCCGGTCCCACGGGCGTCCGCCAGCCACTCGGCATGGGCCGCCAGCAAGGGATCGAAATAGCCGGAGACAATCCGTATTCCGGGTGGCAGGGCGGTGGGCAAAACGATCTTCAGACGCGAATCCA is a window from the uncultured Paludibaculum sp. genome containing:
- a CDS encoding isoprenylcysteine carboxylmethyltransferase family protein yields the protein MSIFPKPYADVVQRLRVPTGLLLAAAFVWLAQPVLPTLLLGCPIALLGLALRAWAAGHLRKNQQLTDSGPYAWVRNPLYIGTLFAALGCTVAAARPSLATLVGVVFIFVYLPVMEQEEQHLAKIFPEFEEYAKRVPQLLPRIPKIYPPQRFSFEVYLRNREYKALYGFLLVYAFLIFKSV
- a CDS encoding glycosyltransferase family 9 protein, which produces MPQRLILVVRLGAMGDILHALPAAAALKRSFPDCRLSWAVHPKWRELLESGGLADDLVLIDRRRLSSLTAAVKALRKVEFDTVVDFQGLIQSALVARTARSRGVYGFVKEQVRERLAASLYTTRVTAKTTHVVEKNLDLAAAAGARDRTVVFPLPAGRPESDLPDGPFVLAAPFAGWASKQWPLEHYAVLARRLLSELGLPLVLNGAPWQAETLRGVEMAKTHISSISGLIDATRRATAVVGVDSGPMHLAAALEKSGVALFGPTDPDRNGPYGKSLSVIRIPGAVTSYQRRKEIDASMRAIAPESVFEALATMVKL